In a single window of the Leptospira sanjuanensis genome:
- a CDS encoding MBOAT family O-acyltransferase, translating into MLFNSLNFLVFFIVFYVLYLRLGTLGQNRLLFFGGLFFYGFWKPEMVFLLLFCIAFNFAGGIRLGKADGVDKRRWFVFLIVLNLGILIFFKYILFLLNIWNDTLGVLSPNAAVKIPEILLPVGISFYTFHNISYLSDINSGKILPCANFIRFGVYDLFFPLLLAGPIERPDSLLPQIEKERTVTSEGFLSGAILFLWGIFKKVFIGDHLLLFTGRAMEPGMNLEPGMIFWIAFCFAFQVYADFSGYTDAARGLAKALGFHLSLNFNFPFISSSPSEFWKRWHISLSTWLRDYLYIPLGGNRVSLSRQNVNLMIVWVLGGLWHGATYGYFVWGCYCGLQVVGYNLFQKYVLKFVSSNIRILELVLKVGGALLTFWMFALGLLLFQVRSPGEFWVFVLNASAGFYWNGIFAGKLLFLLLPLIVVEPWMIFSGGTDSFLDRIVNKPSRWIPLSFGITVLFFLFGVFEKKEFFYFQF; encoded by the coding sequence ATGCTCTTCAATTCTCTAAATTTTCTCGTATTTTTTATAGTATTCTACGTTCTTTATCTGCGCTTGGGAACGCTCGGACAAAACCGTCTTTTGTTTTTCGGAGGATTGTTCTTTTACGGTTTCTGGAAACCGGAAATGGTCTTTCTTCTTTTGTTCTGCATCGCGTTTAACTTTGCGGGCGGAATCCGTTTGGGCAAAGCGGATGGAGTAGACAAACGAAGATGGTTCGTGTTTTTGATCGTTCTCAATTTGGGGATTCTGATCTTCTTTAAGTATATTCTATTTTTATTAAATATCTGGAACGATACTTTGGGTGTTCTGTCTCCGAATGCCGCGGTGAAGATTCCGGAAATTCTTCTGCCGGTCGGAATTTCGTTTTATACGTTCCACAATATCAGTTATCTTTCGGATATAAACTCCGGAAAAATTCTGCCTTGCGCGAATTTTATCCGTTTCGGAGTGTATGATCTCTTTTTTCCTTTGCTTCTTGCAGGTCCGATCGAACGGCCGGACTCTCTCTTGCCTCAGATCGAAAAGGAACGAACGGTTACGAGCGAAGGATTTTTGTCCGGAGCGATTCTTTTCTTATGGGGAATCTTTAAGAAGGTTTTTATCGGAGATCATCTTCTTCTTTTTACGGGAAGAGCGATGGAACCGGGAATGAATCTGGAGCCGGGTATGATTTTCTGGATCGCGTTCTGTTTTGCCTTTCAGGTTTATGCGGACTTTAGCGGTTATACGGACGCGGCGAGAGGGCTTGCCAAGGCTCTAGGTTTTCATCTTTCCCTCAATTTTAATTTTCCGTTTATCTCTTCGAGTCCGTCCGAGTTTTGGAAACGCTGGCATATTTCCTTGTCCACATGGCTCCGCGATTATCTTTACATTCCGCTCGGGGGAAACCGCGTTTCCCTTTCGAGACAGAACGTCAATCTGATGATCGTGTGGGTTTTGGGCGGTCTTTGGCACGGGGCGACATACGGATATTTCGTCTGGGGTTGTTATTGCGGATTGCAGGTGGTCGGATATAATCTCTTTCAGAAATACGTTCTTAAATTCGTTTCCTCGAATATTCGAATTTTGGAATTGGTTTTGAAGGTCGGAGGGGCTTTGCTCACCTTCTGGATGTTCGCTTTGGGTCTGCTTTTGTTTCAGGTTCGATCTCCGGGAGAATTTTGGGTTTTTGTTTTGAATGCTTCGGCGGGATTTTATTGGAATGGGATTTTTGCGGGGAAGCTGCTTTTTCTTTTGCTTCCGTTGATTGTCGTGGAGCCTTGGATGATCTTTTCTGGCGGAACGGATTCCTTTTTGGATCGGATCGTGAATAAACCGAGTCGATGGATTCCTTTGTCCTTCGGGATAACCGTGTTGTTTTTTCTCTTCGGAGTATTTGAGAAAAAGGAATTCTTTTACTTTCAATTTTAG
- a CDS encoding GAF domain-containing protein, which produces MGLLERVSKLVKSDSSGASSSKSQESGEKKSLLKKSESFRTKKSFLQRALGMRSETLDETSDISEPQASTATLPPPSEDFSRPPIETAGSDFESDFGAPSESDLSEPDGDDFQADFPDSSFDNDLPSAVSEENETDFLELPPELSEPEGTHTEELTEDPFNAPQAETSDSDDFSLDELFGEETAPETTSLNKKEDELPSFENEEDESNFDLEEKDPFGDWVKEAEQEANRTPAKKDTKAASGEEGEFLFDDDSNFSTSPIDLQIASRKKLDNYISVFEISKEIGASTDFANFFENLLFSVMGQIGSESIGIFSSKNGNQEFFRLEDYQGENFNQEWTISSEEEIYHAVKNAGSVLYAKELLKPALPAKEREIIQQSEAELLVPIRYLDDFFGIMILSKTISGEDYTIEDLEFLKIIGEIAGSVYRRIYDTEQLHQENQSLKEVIRTNELIISLARDYASVRSMDEAYDKLIATFKEELKVRRATFMILDGHTKNEFRVFASNLLTPEHVGNFTLPLESSIVGIVSNIPGVFRIENFRKHPELMQKLSNDELGLMSDFIVIPFINLHWLVGMLIVHETDVPWTDTDRETAVGISEVLAPVFSNLLLIEERDSVFKDPFSPVEERIQEMILKAARLASSFSLTVFKVQNVSRMVKLKGSGFFASYSEELRKAIQENLSEADYNYRIGQGKFAVILDGKDREETQILIRKIKNRLNDTDRKSKDFQTSVIQHTLCYPADTKEKERILELLEES; this is translated from the coding sequence ATGGGTTTGCTCGAGAGGGTCAGTAAGTTAGTCAAATCCGATTCCTCCGGCGCGTCCTCGTCTAAAAGCCAAGAATCAGGCGAAAAAAAATCCCTTTTAAAAAAATCGGAATCCTTTCGCACCAAAAAAAGTTTTCTTCAAAGAGCTTTGGGAATGCGGAGTGAGACGTTAGACGAAACGTCTGACATCTCCGAGCCGCAAGCTTCCACCGCGACCTTGCCTCCTCCGTCCGAGGATTTCTCCCGTCCGCCGATCGAAACCGCTGGTTCGGATTTTGAATCCGACTTTGGGGCCCCGTCCGAATCCGATCTTTCCGAACCGGACGGAGATGATTTTCAAGCGGACTTTCCCGATTCTTCCTTTGATAACGATTTGCCTTCGGCCGTTTCGGAGGAGAATGAAACCGATTTCTTGGAACTTCCGCCGGAACTTTCCGAACCGGAAGGAACTCATACCGAAGAGCTGACGGAAGATCCGTTTAACGCGCCGCAGGCGGAGACGTCCGACTCGGACGATTTCAGTTTGGACGAACTTTTCGGAGAGGAAACTGCCCCGGAAACGACTTCGCTTAACAAAAAAGAGGACGAACTTCCGTCTTTCGAAAACGAAGAGGACGAATCCAATTTTGATCTCGAGGAAAAAGATCCTTTCGGAGATTGGGTTAAGGAAGCCGAGCAGGAAGCGAATCGGACTCCCGCTAAAAAGGACACAAAGGCAGCTTCGGGAGAGGAGGGCGAATTTTTATTCGACGACGATTCCAACTTCTCCACTTCTCCGATCGATCTGCAGATCGCTTCCAGAAAAAAATTGGATAACTATATTTCCGTCTTCGAAATCAGTAAAGAGATCGGCGCTTCCACCGACTTTGCGAACTTCTTCGAGAATCTTCTCTTTTCGGTCATGGGACAAATCGGAAGCGAGTCGATCGGAATTTTCTCCTCGAAAAACGGGAATCAGGAATTCTTCCGTTTGGAAGATTATCAAGGCGAGAACTTCAATCAGGAATGGACGATCTCTTCCGAAGAGGAAATCTATCATGCGGTAAAAAACGCCGGTTCCGTTTTGTACGCGAAGGAACTTTTAAAACCCGCGCTTCCCGCAAAAGAAAGAGAAATCATCCAGCAATCCGAAGCGGAACTTTTGGTTCCGATCCGTTATCTCGACGATTTTTTCGGGATTATGATTCTGAGCAAAACGATCAGCGGAGAGGATTATACGATCGAGGATCTCGAGTTCCTGAAGATCATCGGAGAAATCGCAGGTTCCGTTTATAGAAGAATCTACGATACGGAACAACTCCATCAGGAAAACCAAAGCCTGAAGGAAGTAATTCGCACCAACGAACTGATCATTTCGCTTGCGCGCGATTACGCTTCCGTTCGAAGCATGGACGAGGCGTATGATAAACTGATCGCAACCTTTAAGGAAGAATTGAAGGTAAGACGCGCGACCTTTATGATTTTGGACGGACATACGAAGAACGAGTTTCGAGTGTTCGCTTCCAACCTGTTGACACCCGAACACGTCGGCAATTTTACGCTTCCTCTGGAAAGTTCCATCGTAGGAATCGTTTCCAATATTCCCGGCGTCTTTCGGATCGAAAACTTCCGAAAACATCCCGAGTTGATGCAGAAGTTATCCAACGACGAACTCGGTCTCATGTCCGATTTTATCGTGATTCCATTTATCAACTTACACTGGTTAGTCGGAATGCTGATCGTTCATGAAACGGACGTTCCTTGGACCGATACGGATCGGGAGACCGCAGTGGGAATTTCGGAAGTGCTCGCTCCGGTTTTTTCCAATCTTCTCCTCATCGAGGAAAGAGATTCCGTATTCAAAGATCCGTTTAGTCCGGTAGAGGAACGAATCCAGGAAATGATTCTCAAGGCGGCAAGACTGGCCAGCTCCTTTAGTTTGACCGTATTCAAAGTTCAGAATGTATCGCGCATGGTAAAACTCAAAGGCTCCGGTTTTTTCGCTTCTTACAGCGAAGAATTGCGCAAGGCAATCCAGGAGAATCTTTCCGAAGCCGATTATAACTATAGAATCGGTCAGGGAAAATTCGCGGTGATTCTAGACGGCAAGGACCGCGAAGAAACGCAGATTCTGATCCGAAAGATCAAAAACAGACTCAACGATACGGACCGCAAGTCTAAAGATTTTCAAACTTCCGTGATTCAACACACTCTTTGTTATCCCGCCGACACGAAAGAAAAGGAGCGAATTCTCGAACTCCTCGAAGAATCCTGA
- a CDS encoding midas domain-containing protein: MIKDDNSGSQDSGMDELQFDDIDSMLGSNEPEPSKSGGLEDLSIEADPLESLVASSGEEYPTSFENDFSFHPEETSSSSEFNLDEDSLDLELTDPLIDAEIDKLLDIGDLASSHTSNISNLESDDSFFIPAGENEQSDEDFSELDSYLTEEPDAISFGEELDDLDEFGLPDDLHEEGPISLHEDDLQGVKPDFSLQDFTMDDDHPAEELDHGDLSFDEDDFLNEEEGPISLSEDELGEIAYAETPMPDFSNPVAEEEENITLSDSELGGILDANEEPDWSSGPAMTLDDTDDEGPIALSGNELDDILGTGAEEQPAAQKASDADEELPDFITHTDDIHEEEIGVPSLSDETGFDFASADSLGSEEDEGPIALSEDELGNLLADNVEEEGVGTPSSTMDSFGDLDISDEVPTETSSFDFEPESGSLLDGGEAEAEEPIALSTDELDHILTDDAKPETLDEISSSMMEESGFDFASDDSLASSLDEEDNEPIALSEEELGNLLSDETSLANEEPFTDGFGDLLHDDGSLPEDTGSLFSEDDTFSLPVEQDLGGPDEFGLTQEGETIPDHSDFSFEPTDSVLALEEDDEGEQIALSEEELGNLLSSDVEEGAGVPSTLEESGFDFETPDSSGEEDDLISLPVSELDGIGQASMETSASLDDDALSFDDFELPTNDLDSLETETPADSFIEDAEDNEPIALSDEELGNLLADNVEEEGVGTPSSTMDSFGDLDISDEVPTETSSFDFEPESGSLLDGGEAEAEEPIALSTDELDHILTDNAEATTTEEFPGADSEIDWDAPLAETTDSDLEAEEPIALSTDELDHILTDNAEATATEEFPGADSEIDWDAPLSEQEEVPLEDEEPIALSTDELDHILTSEEPTEEDEGPIALSEDELGNLLSDVQTPEEEGEDLNEILGELPVASDLDAFESMDEDVSALQPLSGESGIVPTAETVQDEEMVIVLDEYADEEELSPLEELRKTPEEPAAPAAPSAGGEAVPSKDEMKRIMTYLDELLGNLPDDLIREFSQSDYFELYKKLMKQIGV, translated from the coding sequence ATGATTAAGGATGATAATTCTGGGAGCCAGGATTCCGGTATGGACGAACTGCAATTCGACGATATCGATTCCATGTTAGGCTCGAACGAACCGGAGCCATCCAAATCCGGCGGATTGGAAGATCTGAGTATCGAAGCCGATCCTTTGGAAAGTCTGGTCGCAAGTTCGGGAGAAGAATATCCTACGAGTTTTGAAAACGATTTTTCCTTTCATCCCGAAGAAACTTCTTCCTCATCCGAATTCAATCTGGACGAGGATTCGTTGGATCTGGAACTCACGGATCCTCTCATCGACGCGGAGATCGACAAACTGCTCGATATAGGCGATTTAGCAAGCTCTCATACATCCAATATTTCTAATTTAGAATCCGATGATTCGTTTTTTATACCGGCCGGCGAGAACGAACAATCCGACGAGGATTTTTCCGAACTCGACAGTTATCTGACCGAAGAACCGGATGCGATCAGCTTCGGGGAAGAATTGGACGATCTCGACGAATTCGGATTACCGGACGATCTTCATGAGGAAGGTCCGATTTCTCTGCACGAGGACGATCTGCAGGGAGTGAAGCCGGACTTCTCCCTTCAGGATTTTACGATGGACGACGATCATCCCGCCGAGGAACTCGATCATGGAGATCTATCCTTTGACGAAGACGATTTTTTAAACGAAGAAGAAGGTCCGATCTCCTTATCCGAAGACGAGTTAGGCGAAATTGCATACGCGGAAACGCCGATGCCCGATTTTTCGAACCCGGTCGCGGAAGAAGAGGAAAATATCACGTTGTCCGATTCGGAACTCGGCGGTATTCTGGACGCCAACGAAGAGCCGGATTGGAGTTCCGGCCCGGCAATGACGTTAGACGATACCGATGACGAAGGTCCGATTGCACTGAGCGGAAACGAACTGGACGATATACTGGGAACCGGTGCGGAAGAACAACCGGCGGCTCAAAAAGCGTCCGACGCGGACGAGGAACTCCCCGATTTTATCACACATACCGACGATATCCATGAGGAAGAGATCGGAGTTCCGTCCTTATCGGACGAAACCGGATTCGACTTTGCGTCGGCGGATTCTCTCGGATCGGAAGAAGACGAAGGTCCGATCGCATTGTCGGAAGACGAACTGGGCAATTTGCTCGCGGACAACGTGGAAGAAGAGGGTGTGGGAACTCCTTCGTCCACGATGGATTCTTTCGGTGATCTGGATATTTCCGACGAGGTTCCGACCGAAACTTCTTCCTTTGATTTTGAGCCGGAATCGGGCTCTCTTCTCGACGGAGGCGAAGCCGAAGCGGAAGAACCGATCGCACTTTCCACCGACGAACTCGATCACATTCTAACCGACGATGCGAAACCGGAAACGTTAGACGAAATCTCTTCATCCATGATGGAAGAATCCGGATTCGATTTCGCTTCGGACGATTCTCTTGCTTCTTCTTTGGACGAAGAGGACAACGAACCGATCGCGCTTTCCGAAGAAGAACTCGGAAATCTTTTGTCGGATGAAACTTCTTTGGCAAACGAAGAACCTTTCACCGACGGTTTCGGCGATCTTCTCCACGATGACGGATCTCTTCCCGAAGATACGGGCTCCCTATTTTCGGAAGACGATACGTTCTCTCTTCCCGTAGAACAGGATTTAGGCGGACCGGACGAATTCGGATTAACGCAAGAAGGAGAAACGATCCCCGATCATTCCGACTTCTCCTTTGAACCGACCGATTCGGTCCTTGCGCTGGAAGAAGACGACGAAGGCGAACAGATCGCACTTTCGGAAGAAGAACTCGGAAACCTTCTTTCTTCCGACGTGGAAGAAGGGGCCGGAGTTCCGTCCACTTTGGAAGAATCCGGTTTCGATTTTGAAACACCCGATTCCTCCGGAGAAGAAGACGATCTCATTTCATTGCCCGTTTCCGAATTGGACGGAATCGGTCAGGCGTCAATGGAAACGAGCGCGTCGTTGGACGACGATGCACTTTCTTTCGACGACTTTGAACTTCCTACAAACGATCTCGATTCATTGGAAACGGAAACCCCTGCGGATTCCTTTATCGAGGACGCGGAAGATAACGAACCGATTGCCCTCTCCGACGAGGAACTGGGCAATTTACTTGCGGACAACGTGGAAGAAGAGGGTGTGGGAACTCCTTCATCCACGATGGATTCTTTCGGTGATCTGGATATTTCCGACGAGGTTCCGACCGAAACTTCTTCCTTTGATTTTGAGCCGGAATCGGGTTCTCTTCTCGACGGAGGCGAAGCCGAAGCGGAAGAACCGATCGCACTTTCCACCGACGAACTCGATCACATTCTCACCGACAATGCCGAAGCTACTACAACGGAAGAATTCCCCGGAGCGGATAGCGAAATCGACTGGGACGCTCCTCTTGCCGAAACTACCGACTCGGATCTGGAAGCGGAAGAGCCGATTGCTCTTTCCACCGACGAACTCGATCACATTCTCACCGACAATGCCGAAGCTACTGCAACGGAAGAATTCCCCGGAGCGGATAGCGAAATCGATTGGGATGCTCCTTTGTCGGAACAAGAAGAAGTTCCGTTGGAAGACGAGGAACCGATCGCACTTTCCACCGATGAACTCGATCATATTCTTACTTCCGAAGAACCGACGGAAGAGGACGAGGGGCCGATCGCGTTGTCCGAAGACGAACTTGGAAATCTCCTTTCGGACGTTCAAACTCCGGAAGAGGAAGGCGAGGACTTAAACGAAATTCTCGGAGAACTTCCTGTCGCTTCCGATTTGGATGCGTTCGAGTCTATGGACGAAGACGTATCCGCATTACAGCCGTTAAGCGGTGAATCAGGAATCGTACCCACAGCAGAAACCGTTCAAGACGAAGAGATGGTCATCGTTCTCGACGAATACGCGGACGAGGAAGAACTTTCCCCTCTCGAAGAGCTGCGTAAAACTCCGGAAGAACCCGCCGCACCGGCCGCTCCTTCCGCCGGAGGAGAAGCCGTTCCTTCCAAAGACGAGATGAAACGGATCATGACGTATCTGGACGAACTTCTCGGAAATCTTCCGGATGATTTGATCCGCGAGTTCTCCCAGTCCGATTATTTCGAACTTTATAAAAAACTGATGAAGCAGATTGGTGTATGA
- a CDS encoding SLBB domain-containing protein, translating into MKTTVRVIGLLVLFLSVGFLLRRNRDWVRSVFEPESISAAIRGNVNKPGVYKLKAGDTLEDLIRVAGGMKKNTEAEQDLNREILDGQVIELKE; encoded by the coding sequence ATGAAAACAACCGTCCGTGTGATCGGCTTACTGGTGTTATTCTTAAGTGTCGGTTTCCTATTGAGAAGGAACCGGGACTGGGTTCGAAGCGTATTCGAGCCCGAAAGTATTTCCGCGGCGATCCGCGGAAATGTCAACAAACCCGGCGTCTACAAACTCAAAGCGGGGGACACTCTCGAAGATTTGATTCGTGTCGCGGGCGGAATGAAAAAGAATACCGAGGCCGAACAAGACCTGAACCGGGAAATCCTGGACGGACAGGTCATCGAACTGAAAGAATGA
- the atpC gene encoding ATP synthase F1 subunit epsilon produces the protein MSAHKLNVSVISPEKILYKGEVDSLVVPGSEGFFGILPNHAPLVAVLGIGVLEIRKGDKIKVLSIEGGFIEVKENSVSILTDHGALKDDIDLEAEKKALAETEKLPPSDSKNLLLQKTKTRILVASR, from the coding sequence ATGTCCGCACATAAACTGAACGTATCCGTAATCTCTCCCGAAAAGATCCTCTATAAGGGAGAGGTGGACTCACTTGTGGTTCCAGGCAGCGAAGGATTCTTCGGAATCCTTCCGAACCACGCGCCGCTCGTCGCCGTGCTTGGAATCGGGGTTCTGGAAATCCGCAAGGGTGACAAGATCAAGGTTCTCTCCATAGAAGGCGGTTTTATCGAAGTGAAGGAAAATTCCGTCAGCATTCTTACCGATCACGGCGCGTTGAAAGACGATATTGATCTCGAAGCCGAGAAAAAGGCTTTAGCGGAAACCGAAAAACTTCCCCCTTCCGACTCTAAAAATCTTCTCCTCCAAAAAACAAAAACCCGAATTTTAGTCGCATCGCGCTAA
- the atpD gene encoding F0F1 ATP synthase subunit beta, whose product MNKGKIKQIIGSVLDIEFEGGELPEIYSALEIEGTVAGKKETIIAEVQTHIGGKAVRAIALSSTDGLIRGQEVNNTGKPISVPVGDATLGRIFNVLGKTIDEGPAITVKETRPIHRPAPAFDELTSKTEVFETGIKVIDLLAPYIKGGKTGLFGGAGVGKTVLIQELINNIAKQHGGFSVFAGVGERTREGNDLWREMKESGVIDKTVLCYGQMNEPPGARLRVALSALTMAEHFRDSIGTDVLLFVDNIFRFSQAGSEVSALLGRMPSAVGYQPTLSTEMGALQERITSTKKGSITSVQAIYVPADDLTDPAPANAFAHLDATTVLSRAISDKGIYPAVDPLDSTSRVMNAQVLGEEHYTVAREVQRILQRYKDLQDIIAILGMDELSEDDKVLVARARKIEKFLSQPFHVAEVFTGAPGKYVKLADTVRSFKEVISGNYDHLPEQAFYMVGSIDDAIEKAKGYKG is encoded by the coding sequence ATGAATAAAGGTAAAATCAAGCAGATCATCGGATCCGTTTTGGACATCGAGTTCGAAGGCGGAGAACTTCCGGAAATTTATAGCGCACTCGAAATCGAGGGAACTGTTGCCGGAAAAAAAGAAACTATCATCGCTGAAGTGCAAACTCATATCGGCGGAAAAGCCGTTCGTGCGATCGCACTTTCTTCCACCGACGGTCTGATCCGCGGTCAAGAAGTGAACAACACCGGAAAACCGATTTCAGTTCCCGTCGGAGATGCGACTCTGGGAAGAATCTTCAACGTCCTCGGTAAAACGATCGACGAAGGTCCCGCAATCACCGTAAAAGAAACCCGTCCGATTCACAGACCGGCTCCCGCGTTCGACGAACTCACTTCCAAAACGGAAGTTTTCGAAACCGGAATCAAGGTCATCGACCTTCTCGCTCCTTACATCAAAGGTGGAAAGACCGGCCTTTTCGGTGGAGCAGGGGTTGGTAAAACGGTTCTCATTCAGGAACTCATCAACAACATCGCAAAACAACACGGTGGATTTTCCGTGTTTGCCGGAGTGGGTGAAAGAACCCGCGAAGGAAACGACCTCTGGAGAGAGATGAAAGAATCCGGAGTTATCGACAAGACCGTACTTTGTTACGGTCAGATGAACGAGCCTCCGGGCGCTCGTCTTCGTGTTGCGTTATCCGCTCTTACGATGGCGGAACACTTCCGTGATTCCATCGGAACCGACGTTCTTCTGTTCGTGGATAACATCTTCCGTTTCTCCCAAGCTGGATCGGAAGTATCCGCGCTTCTCGGAAGGATGCCTTCCGCGGTAGGTTATCAGCCGACTCTTTCCACGGAAATGGGTGCGCTTCAAGAAAGAATTACATCTACTAAAAAAGGATCGATCACTTCCGTTCAGGCGATTTACGTTCCTGCGGACGACTTGACCGACCCTGCACCTGCGAACGCGTTCGCCCACTTGGATGCGACTACGGTTCTTTCCCGAGCGATTTCCGATAAAGGGATTTATCCCGCGGTTGACCCGCTTGATTCCACTTCTCGAGTGATGAACGCGCAGGTTCTCGGAGAAGAGCACTACACGGTAGCGCGCGAAGTTCAGAGAATTCTTCAAAGATACAAAGATCTTCAAGATATCATCGCGATTTTGGGTATGGACGAACTTTCCGAGGACGACAAGGTTCTCGTAGCGAGAGCAAGAAAGATCGAGAAGTTCCTTTCTCAACCTTTCCACGTTGCGGAAGTATTTACCGGAGCTCCGGGAAAATACGTGAAACTCGCCGACACAGTTCGTTCTTTCAAAGAAGTGATTTCCGGAAACTACGATCACCTTCCTGAGCAAGCGTTCTACATGGTCGGGTCTATCGACGACGCGATCGAAAAAGCGAAAGGATACAAAGGATAA
- the atpG gene encoding ATP synthase F1 subunit gamma, which translates to MATPREIKKRITSVKNTRKITRTMEMVSTAKSKKISDRVNASHPFSNKIKELVSSLASLSGLVHSPYLRRPDKIKTVALLVITANRGLCGGYNSNVNRLAKAKVAEWKKAGVNVRLFIVGKKGISFFKFAGEKAEKTYTHLDDKSGYKEAEEFANLFLELFAKEEVDAVEIVSTVYYSSASQKPEVTRVLPFEVAKEGNVSDMIAYEPSPALVLESLLPLVVKTAFLKAILEANCSEQIARRIAMKSATDAASEMIKLLTRGYNRVRQAKITQEISEIVAGADSLN; encoded by the coding sequence TTGGCAACTCCAAGGGAAATAAAAAAAAGAATCACCTCGGTCAAGAACACGAGAAAGATCACCCGGACGATGGAAATGGTTTCAACCGCCAAGTCCAAGAAGATCAGCGATCGGGTGAACGCGTCTCATCCTTTTTCGAATAAGATCAAGGAACTCGTGTCCTCTCTTGCGTCTCTGAGCGGTCTGGTTCACAGTCCTTATTTGAGAAGACCGGACAAGATCAAAACAGTCGCGTTACTCGTGATTACAGCAAATCGCGGTCTGTGCGGCGGATACAATTCCAACGTAAACAGACTTGCGAAAGCGAAAGTCGCCGAGTGGAAAAAAGCGGGTGTAAACGTTCGCCTCTTTATCGTAGGCAAGAAGGGGATTTCCTTCTTCAAGTTTGCGGGAGAAAAGGCGGAAAAAACCTACACCCATCTCGACGACAAGTCCGGATACAAGGAAGCCGAAGAATTCGCGAATCTCTTTTTGGAATTGTTCGCTAAGGAAGAAGTGGACGCGGTGGAAATCGTTTCCACGGTTTATTACTCTTCCGCATCTCAAAAACCGGAAGTGACGAGAGTTCTTCCGTTCGAAGTTGCAAAAGAAGGAAACGTAAGCGATATGATTGCGTATGAGCCGAGCCCCGCATTGGTGCTTGAGTCTCTTCTTCCTCTTGTTGTAAAAACCGCATTCTTAAAGGCGATACTCGAAGCGAACTGCTCCGAGCAAATCGCAAGAAGAATCGCGATGAAGTCCGCGACAGACGCGGCTTCGGAAATGATCAAACTGCTCACCCGCGGATACAACCGCGTTCGACAGGCAAAAATCACTCAGGAAATTTCCGAGATTGTTGCCGGAGCGGATTCACTGAACTAA